The Methanoculleus sp. SDB genome includes a window with the following:
- a CDS encoding MFS transporter encodes MRQSITLLSGIFIVMAISNAIVPVLPSFAQAEPALQGAIYSAYFFGAFLTVLPAGLLSDRIGKTPLIRLGLLLTCMSGILIILFPAVLPVLAARTLEGIGAGLFVPSALAWINSQPNHRSLSGHFIAALNLGLLTGLLGTGWLEMSMGATGGVVLFTALSAVPLVMSAYISEVREEERRKVHLAETFRVHFWLYISTVVLIGVTGVVTALYPEFTGESASLLSVQIGMMHAATMATSLAASRLSFEPVRTVRISALLMATAVMLSFVAPSLGLYAVLLMFAVIGGVAGFIINAQLAYLGAMGVQQGALMGLFNTATYAGMTLLPFAAGIIAQTSGFAPAFFVMALTTASMAFTIGRCRCGDAAH; translated from the coding sequence ATGAGACAGTCAATCACCCTGCTCTCCGGCATTTTCATCGTGATGGCAATCTCCAATGCCATCGTACCCGTCCTTCCCTCCTTTGCACAAGCCGAACCCGCTCTCCAGGGTGCGATATATTCCGCCTATTTTTTCGGAGCGTTTCTTACTGTACTCCCCGCCGGCCTGTTAAGCGACCGGATCGGAAAAACTCCCCTGATCCGCCTCGGCCTGCTTCTTACGTGCATGTCGGGGATCCTGATCATACTCTTCCCGGCCGTCCTGCCGGTTCTCGCCGCACGGACACTCGAAGGGATTGGTGCGGGGCTGTTCGTGCCGTCCGCACTGGCATGGATTAATTCGCAGCCGAATCACCGCAGCCTGAGCGGACATTTTATCGCCGCCCTCAATCTCGGTCTCCTGACCGGTCTCCTCGGGACCGGATGGCTCGAAATGAGCATGGGTGCGACGGGTGGCGTGGTCCTCTTCACCGCCCTCTCCGCCGTTCCGCTAGTCATGAGCGCCTATATTTCCGAAGTGAGAGAAGAGGAACGCCGGAAGGTGCATCTTGCGGAGACATTCCGCGTTCATTTCTGGCTGTATATCTCCACCGTTGTGCTTATCGGGGTCACCGGCGTGGTCACCGCTCTCTATCCGGAGTTTACCGGCGAATCTGCATCGCTCCTGTCCGTCCAGATCGGGATGATGCACGCGGCAACCATGGCGACATCACTTGCCGCGTCACGCCTCTCGTTCGAACCGGTGCGGACCGTCCGGATATCGGCCCTTCTCATGGCCACGGCGGTCATGCTCTCCTTCGTGGCACCGTCACTGGGGCTGTATGCGGTGCTCCTGATGTTCGCCGTCATCGGCGGTGTGGCGGGATTTATTATCAATGCCCAGCTCGCGTATCTCGGCGCAATGGGCGTGCAGCAGGGAGCGCTGATGGGCCTTTTCAATACAGCCACCTATGCGGGAATGACGCTGCTCCCGTTTGCAGCGGGTATCATAGCGCAGACATCCGGATTTGCACCCGCCTTTTTTGTAATGGCACTCACAACCGCATCCATGGCATTCACGATCGGCCGGTGCCGGTGTGGCGATGCCGCCCACTGA
- a CDS encoding hydrogenase expression protein HypA, which produces MDRPFAVLARIITGRPYAVAGAIAAIFFVSLWGMTLLSMETGTDTYMDKSTERGMLLDKYTDTFSTDMVMLIIEADDVTNPEVLAYIDRIEADIGNEQYIAGISSIVDLIKQINNGQVPKSYADIILAKESLPPYLLERYLPSELLTISVITLEPGVSADVRNAVLDNIDAILRLSDPPPGVGVTVTGDSAFEKQMGEEIGASMGVLISAAMLLMILAVGLLFSHVRYRLLPVAVVACGLILTFGIMGIAGIPISMVVIGAFPVLIGIGIDYAIQFHTRFDEESRKSPLPEAILTTLTRSGPAILFAMIATSLGFIAMYISPVPMVQDFGLTCTIGVVSCYIAALVMVPTFGTLIAYRPKEVRGAGRRGAMDMYDSFLGTLALKIAKHPLPVVLILGFVAIVGIQIDQTIPINTNEDTFVPPDMPAVVDLKKVTRTMGSTQTLPVYVRGAGVLDIDTLSWIKEFSEYEVSSNDKVTGATSIVTYLMQYNGGVMPSTDAGVEEVLARIPRETKNAYVSGTMDTVIQFSLMDMENEVALSLVDRISRDIVWKEAPPGITVSPTGQLDMFTSLIDQINQGKTRMTLLGFGLIFAFLLIVYRRLNAISPLIPIMMIVGWNGAIMYLLGIEYSPMTAALGSMTIGVASEYTILIMERSMEERDRGRDVFESIRESVQKIGTAVTVSGMTTVFGFSALLLSTFNIIKNFGAVTVITVGFSLIGAIIVMPAVLSLMGRGGRPEGDHAAVELVGAKGA; this is translated from the coding sequence ACAAATCCACCGAGCGGGGCATGCTTCTCGATAAATATACGGATACATTCAGCACCGATATGGTCATGCTGATAATCGAGGCGGACGACGTCACGAATCCGGAAGTCCTTGCCTATATCGATCGCATTGAGGCCGATATCGGAAACGAGCAGTATATTGCGGGAATATCAAGCATCGTTGATCTGATCAAACAGATAAACAACGGCCAAGTCCCGAAATCTTATGCCGATATCATCCTGGCGAAAGAGTCGCTCCCCCCCTACCTGCTCGAACGGTACCTTCCGTCGGAACTGCTTACCATCAGCGTCATAACGCTCGAACCGGGTGTCTCCGCGGATGTTCGGAATGCCGTGCTCGACAATATCGATGCCATACTCCGGCTTTCGGATCCGCCGCCCGGTGTCGGCGTAACGGTGACGGGCGATTCGGCATTCGAAAAACAGATGGGAGAGGAGATCGGGGCCTCGATGGGAGTACTCATCTCCGCCGCCATGCTGCTCATGATCCTTGCGGTCGGCCTCCTCTTCTCTCATGTCCGGTACCGCCTGCTTCCCGTTGCGGTCGTGGCATGCGGCCTGATCCTCACCTTCGGTATCATGGGGATCGCCGGAATTCCTATCAGCATGGTTGTGATCGGAGCGTTCCCGGTGCTTATCGGGATCGGCATTGACTATGCGATCCAGTTCCATACCCGGTTCGATGAAGAGTCGCGGAAATCCCCCCTGCCCGAGGCGATTCTAACGACCCTCACCCGGTCCGGCCCCGCCATACTCTTCGCAATGATCGCGACGTCGCTCGGGTTTATCGCGATGTATATCTCCCCTGTGCCGATGGTGCAGGATTTCGGGCTGACCTGCACCATCGGCGTGGTCTCCTGTTATATCGCAGCACTGGTGATGGTTCCGACGTTCGGCACGCTCATCGCGTACCGTCCGAAAGAGGTGCGGGGTGCGGGAAGGCGGGGCGCGATGGATATGTACGATTCCTTCCTCGGGACCCTCGCCCTCAAAATTGCAAAACATCCCTTGCCCGTGGTCCTGATCCTCGGTTTCGTCGCAATCGTCGGAATCCAGATCGACCAGACGATTCCGATTAATACCAATGAAGATACCTTTGTTCCCCCTGACATGCCCGCTGTTGTGGATCTGAAAAAAGTCACGCGGACGATGGGATCGACCCAGACGCTCCCCGTATACGTCCGCGGGGCGGGTGTCCTCGATATCGACACACTCAGCTGGATTAAAGAGTTCTCCGAGTACGAAGTATCCTCAAACGACAAGGTTACCGGTGCGACGAGTATTGTGACGTACCTCATGCAGTACAACGGCGGGGTCATGCCCTCCACCGACGCGGGTGTGGAGGAGGTGCTCGCGCGGATTCCCCGGGAGACAAAGAATGCCTATGTCAGCGGCACGATGGATACCGTCATCCAGTTCTCTCTCATGGATATGGAAAACGAGGTTGCGCTCTCGCTGGTCGACAGGATTTCGAGGGACATTGTTTGGAAAGAGGCACCGCCGGGTATCACCGTCTCACCGACGGGACAACTCGACATGTTCACGTCCCTCATCGATCAGATCAATCAGGGAAAGACACGGATGACGCTCCTCGGTTTCGGGCTGATATTTGCATTTCTCCTGATAGTGTACCGCCGCCTGAATGCGATCTCGCCGTTGATTCCCATCATGATGATCGTCGGGTGGAACGGGGCGATTATGTATCTCCTCGGCATAGAATACTCACCCATGACCGCTGCGCTCGGCTCCATGACAATAGGTGTGGCCTCGGAATATACGATCCTGATTATGGAGCGGAGCATGGAGGAGCGGGACCGTGGCCGGGATGTATTTGAATCGATCCGCGAATCCGTCCAGAAGATCGGGACCGCGGTCACCGTGTCGGGGATGACGACGGTATTCGGTTTTTCGGCCCTCCTGCTCTCTACGTTTAATATCATCAAGAATTTCGGTGCCGTGACCGTGATTACCGTCGGCTTTTCGCTTATCGGGGCCATCATCGTCATGCCCGCCGTGCTCTCCCTGATGGGGAGAGGGGGACGGCCGGAGGGAGATCATGCCGCCGTCGAGCTTGTGGGAGCAAAGGGAGCATGA
- a CDS encoding universal stress protein UspA: MFHKILVAIDGSDVSKRSLQTAIDEAKVWNAEIHAVYVIETGMLSSIPIDNTLEVIYNLLESEGNLTMDESRETASQAGVELTTHIKQGHAGNEILKLADEIAADLIVLGSHGKSEIDRLLLGSVTSHVVRNSTVSTMVVRL; the protein is encoded by the coding sequence ATGTTTCATAAAATCCTGGTCGCCATTGATGGCTCGGATGTGAGTAAAAGATCTCTGCAGACCGCCATTGACGAAGCAAAGGTCTGGAATGCAGAGATCCATGCGGTCTATGTCATTGAGACCGGCATGCTCTCTTCCATCCCCATCGATAATACGCTTGAGGTTATCTACAACCTGCTCGAAAGCGAAGGCAATCTGACAATGGACGAAAGCAGAGAGACCGCATCACAGGCTGGTGTGGAACTCACGACGCATATCAAACAGGGACACGCAGGAAATGAAATTCTCAAACTCGCCGACGAGATCGCTGCCGATCTTATCGTTCTCGGGTCGCACGGAAAGAGCGAGATCGACCGGCTTCTTCTCGGGAGTGTCACGTCCCACGTCGTAAGAAACAGCACGGTTTCAACAATGGTGGTGAGATTATAG
- a CDS encoding F420-0--gamma-glutamyl ligase (catalyzes the addition of gamma linked glutamate to 7,8-didemethyl-8-hydroxy-5-deazariboflavin (coenzyme F420-0)) gives MHIEILPVEGLPLIHEGDKLPSLICDRVAMQDGDILCLASSVYSKSRGHTRSLAAIEAGARACRIGAACGEDPRFMQAVLDESTDILLDHPFLLTRLPHGHVGVRAGVDQSNVEDGTVILLPPDPNGAAEEVREEIRTITGKDIRVIITDTCGRSFRRGQTGIAIGWSGMPAIQDYRGDHDLFGHVLKITEEAVVDEIAGFANFVMGESNRGVPAVVFRNCPVWQGHDNLYFGQDKDITQNALKKMQNPL, from the coding sequence ATGCACATCGAGATACTTCCCGTCGAGGGGCTCCCCCTCATACACGAGGGCGATAAGCTCCCGTCGCTCATCTGCGACCGCGTCGCGATGCAGGACGGCGATATTCTCTGCCTCGCTTCATCGGTGTATTCAAAGTCCAGAGGACATACACGCTCTCTCGCCGCCATCGAGGCAGGTGCGCGGGCATGCCGGATAGGAGCGGCATGCGGAGAAGATCCCCGGTTTATGCAGGCGGTGCTTGACGAGTCGACGGACATCCTTCTCGACCACCCCTTTCTGCTGACCCGCCTTCCGCACGGCCACGTGGGCGTCCGTGCCGGTGTGGACCAGAGCAATGTGGAGGACGGAACGGTGATCCTGCTCCCGCCGGATCCGAACGGAGCGGCGGAGGAAGTCAGGGAAGAAATCCGTACGATTACGGGAAAGGATATCCGGGTTATCATCACCGATACCTGCGGGCGATCGTTTCGGCGCGGGCAGACAGGGATCGCAATCGGGTGGAGCGGAATGCCGGCAATCCAGGACTATCGGGGGGATCATGACCTCTTCGGGCATGTGCTGAAGATCACGGAAGAGGCCGTTGTGGATGAAATCGCAGGATTCGCCAATTTTGTCATGGGCGAAAGCAACCGGGGAGTCCCCGCTGTCGTATTCAGGAACTGCCCCGTATGGCAAGGGCACGATAACCTGTACTTTGGACAGGACAAGGATATTACACAGAATGCACTGAAAAAAATGCAGAATCCGCTCTGA
- a CDS encoding preprotein translocase subunit SecG: MAKKSGGRLISSAGLVTYYESEDRRSFHISPVAVLIIAGVIGLITLVLNMLL, translated from the coding sequence ATGGCAAAAAAAAGTGGCGGACGGTTAATATCGTCGGCGGGTCTTGTCACGTATTATGAGAGCGAGGACCGCCGTTCATTCCATATCAGTCCCGTCGCGGTACTGATCATCGCGGGAGTGATCGGGCTGATCACGCTTGTTCTCAACATGCTGCTCTGA
- a CDS encoding amidohydrolase, protein MDPVQASCVVEGRAFVGEELLLRDVAITVEAGRILSIDETTPRDGPWICPAFFNAHTHLADTVALDVPASGDLASLVAPPAGLKHRLLAAAAPAAIREAMRSSIRSMIASGTTGFADFREGGADGVSLLTEAVEGQPCRAVIFGRDGGERIADGVGVPSYRPDPGLEAAVADARRQGKFVAFHAGEKDADDIEGALSFGPDLLVHCTHATDTQLKRIADEGVPVAVCPRSNWSLGVAMSRSHPPIKRMLDLGCRVLLGTDNVMFVQPDMFQEMAFTACIYRIPPADILRMATAGSSLFTAPHYISEGNPAAFFTVDPLRANFRYSHDPLATVVKRMNQGLIGRIIYSMR, encoded by the coding sequence ATGGATCCTGTACAGGCCAGTTGTGTCGTTGAAGGACGGGCATTTGTCGGGGAGGAACTCCTTCTCCGTGATGTCGCCATAACCGTCGAAGCGGGACGGATCCTCTCCATCGATGAGACCACTCCCCGGGACGGCCCCTGGATCTGCCCCGCATTTTTCAATGCGCACACGCACCTTGCCGACACTGTCGCGCTCGACGTTCCCGCATCCGGGGACCTTGCGTCCCTCGTCGCTCCCCCTGCGGGGCTAAAGCACCGCCTGCTTGCCGCCGCAGCACCCGCCGCGATTCGGGAGGCGATGCGCTCCTCGATCCGGAGTATGATCGCGTCCGGGACAACAGGATTTGCCGATTTCAGGGAGGGCGGCGCCGATGGCGTGTCCCTGCTCACCGAGGCGGTGGAAGGGCAGCCGTGCCGGGCGGTGATCTTCGGACGCGACGGGGGGGAGAGGATCGCCGACGGAGTGGGCGTTCCGAGTTACCGGCCGGACCCGGGACTGGAGGCGGCTGTCGCGGACGCCAGACGGCAGGGAAAATTCGTTGCATTCCATGCCGGGGAGAAGGATGCGGACGATATCGAGGGAGCACTGTCCTTCGGGCCCGATCTGCTGGTCCACTGCACGCATGCAACCGATACGCAGCTGAAGCGGATTGCAGACGAGGGGGTACCGGTCGCCGTCTGCCCGCGCTCGAACTGGTCACTCGGTGTGGCGATGTCACGCTCCCATCCCCCGATCAAACGAATGCTGGATCTCGGGTGCCGTGTCCTGCTCGGAACGGACAACGTGATGTTCGTCCAGCCGGATATGTTCCAGGAAATGGCTTTTACCGCATGTATCTACCGGATTCCGCCCGCCGACATCCTGCGCATGGCAACCGCAGGTTCGTCACTCTTCACCGCCCCTCACTATATTTCCGAGGGGAACCCGGCTGCGTTTTTCACGGTGGATCCCCTGCGCGCAAATTTCCGGTACAGCCATGATCCGCTCGCGACGGTTGTGAAACGCATGAACCAGGGACTGATTGGACGAATCATTTATAGTATGCGGTAA
- a CDS encoding proteasome subunit beta has translation MPELSNEIYKGTTTIGLVFDQGVVLATEKRATMGNLVASKTAKKVYQIADRIGMTTAGGVGDAQQLARLMRVECNLFQVRRGRPITVGATSTLLSNYLNQNRYFPFYVQLLVGGIDETGPSVYSVDAMGGASREDDMVATGSGSPFAYGVLEDRYHRDITEEEAVDLAVRALKSAMRRDVGSGEDISIVVITREKYEETKLPGLGKSPIQATN, from the coding sequence ATGCCTGAACTTTCCAATGAAATTTATAAGGGGACAACGACAATAGGGCTCGTCTTTGATCAAGGAGTCGTGCTCGCCACCGAAAAACGAGCGACAATGGGCAACCTTGTGGCAAGTAAAACAGCAAAGAAAGTATACCAGATTGCCGACCGGATCGGTATGACAACTGCCGGAGGCGTGGGAGATGCGCAGCAGCTTGCCCGGCTGATGCGGGTTGAATGCAACCTCTTCCAGGTCCGCAGGGGGCGCCCGATAACGGTAGGTGCGACATCCACTCTTCTCTCCAACTACCTCAACCAGAACAGGTATTTCCCGTTTTACGTGCAGCTCCTTGTCGGGGGCATTGATGAGACCGGCCCTTCCGTCTATTCGGTGGACGCGATGGGGGGTGCCTCCCGGGAGGACGATATGGTCGCTACCGGCTCGGGGTCGCCGTTTGCATACGGTGTGCTCGAAGATCGATACCACCGTGACATAACCGAGGAGGAGGCCGTTGATCTCGCCGTGAGGGCACTGAAATCGGCAATGCGCCGTGACGTCGGATCCGGCGAGGACATCAGCATCGTCGTCATCACCCGGGAAAAATACGAAGAAACAAAATTACCCGGGCTCGGTAAAAGCCCGATTCAGGCAACCAACTAA
- a CDS encoding deaminase, translated as MHCAITAARRGISEGQTPFGACIVMDGEIIACDHNRVWEQSDSTAHAEILAIRSACRARGTIDLAGATIYATCEPCPMCFAACHWARIGRIVSGASIRDARGFGFHELHVSNAMMARLGRSEITLEQGVCRDECIALFLEWVSEGRSGPY; from the coding sequence ATGCACTGCGCCATCACGGCCGCACGCCGGGGGATTTCGGAGGGACAGACGCCTTTCGGGGCCTGTATTGTCATGGACGGGGAGATCATTGCCTGCGACCACAACCGGGTCTGGGAACAGAGCGACAGTACGGCGCATGCGGAGATACTTGCCATCCGGAGTGCCTGCCGGGCCCGGGGGACCATTGATCTCGCCGGTGCGACAATCTATGCCACCTGCGAGCCCTGCCCGATGTGTTTTGCCGCCTGCCACTGGGCACGAATCGGACGGATCGTCTCGGGCGCCTCCATCCGGGATGCACGGGGATTCGGTTTTCACGAGCTGCATGTCTCAAACGCGATGATGGCCCGGCTTGGGAGGAGCGAAATTACGCTCGAGCAGGGAGTCTGCCGGGACGAATGCATCGCCCTCTTCCTGGAATGGGTGTCCGAAGGGCGGAGCGGGCCGTACTGA
- a CDS encoding transcriptional regulator — MTGDVVCVEIPGNRDDVLRILKRTGISGVPVLKEGKIVGIITRKDLLRKPDETQLGLLMTPDPVTIHPDAHIREAAILMIKHNVRRLPVVDSGKLLGLISVADLIGAIAQMKIEEEIKSRYTCHTFALWEETPLPVVGRIMEISGFDAIPILNEESQLTGIISERDLIRHACIEDSVQVSDFSNGTDDDEWTWESIRDMHSISYGISRIQLPDKPAKSAMVRDVVAMPVNSVISECALKMKRTRIDQLPVINGDKRLVSMLFDRNVIRVLIPESIVLGGVFDTCRM, encoded by the coding sequence ATGACGGGGGACGTCGTCTGCGTGGAAATTCCGGGAAACAGGGACGATGTGCTCAGAATTCTGAAACGGACGGGCATCAGCGGTGTCCCGGTCCTGAAAGAAGGAAAAATTGTCGGCATCATCACCCGAAAGGATCTGCTCAGGAAACCGGATGAGACCCAGCTCGGGCTTCTCATGACACCGGACCCTGTCACGATCCACCCCGATGCCCACATCCGTGAAGCGGCAATCCTGATGATAAAACACAATGTCCGCCGTCTTCCTGTCGTGGATTCCGGGAAACTCCTCGGGCTGATCAGTGTCGCGGATTTGATCGGGGCCATCGCACAAATGAAGATCGAGGAGGAGATCAAATCACGGTATACCTGCCACACCTTCGCTTTGTGGGAGGAAACGCCGTTGCCGGTCGTCGGCAGGATCATGGAGATCTCCGGCTTCGATGCGATTCCCATACTCAACGAGGAATCGCAGCTCACCGGCATCATCTCGGAACGCGACCTGATCCGGCATGCATGCATCGAGGATTCGGTACAGGTGAGCGATTTTTCAAACGGCACTGATGATGACGAATGGACGTGGGAGAGCATCCGCGACATGCACTCCATATCCTACGGAATATCCCGGATTCAGCTTCCCGACAAACCGGCAAAGTCGGCCATGGTCCGCGACGTCGTTGCCATGCCCGTCAATTCCGTGATCAGCGAATGCGCATTGAAGATGAAGCGGACGCGGATCGATCAGTTGCCGGTGATTAACGGCGATAAACGGCTTGTTTCGATGCTCTTTGACAGGAACGTGATAAGGGTTCTCATCCCCGAATCGATTGTCCTGGGAGGAGTTTTCGACACCTGCCGGATGTAA